Proteins encoded together in one Labrus mixtus chromosome 18, fLabMix1.1, whole genome shotgun sequence window:
- the fam177a1 gene encoding protein FAM177A1, translating into MADLSLYLTNVNVSLGQTMDTDKSPGLETDFESVEMGDSVDKRVRVKVPRKTIYFASGETMEEFSTDEEEEEEEPLKTDVITVDPSKLTWGPYFWFQTWRMATSTISVCDYMGEKLASLFGITTPKYQYAIDEYYRMKKEEDEEEEENRLSELAEQQFAEQQRDELDDPRPATLEQPEASGASFVNISFDLEPESPVNIADTNRVPSPLPS; encoded by the exons ATGGCTGATCTGTCGTTGTATTTAACAAATGTCAACGTTTCCTTGGGACAAACTATGGATACTGATAAG AGTCCAGGACTGGAGACAGACTTCGAGAGTGTGGAAATGGGGGACAGTGTGGACAAAAGGGTGAGAGTTAAAGTTCCCCGTAAGACCATCTACTTTGCCAGTGGAGAGACCATGGAGGAGTTCAGcactgatgaagaagaggaagaggaggaaccTCTGAAGACGGATGTCATTACTGTCGACCCG TCCAAACTGACCTGGGGTCCATATTTCTGGTTCCAGACATGGAGAATGGCCACCTCAACtatttcag TGTGTGACTACATGGGAGAGAAACTTGCCTCTCTGTTTGGCATCACTACTCCTAAATATCAGTATGCCATCGATGAGTACTATCGTATGAAGAAAGAG gaggatgaggaagaggaggagaaccGTCTGTCTGAGCTGGCGGAGCAGCAGtttgcagagcagcagagagatgagCTGGATGATCCTCGTCCTGCCACTCTGGAGCAGCCAGAAGCGTCTGGAGCTTCTTTTGTAAATATTAGCTTCGACCTGGAACCTGAGTCTCCTGTCAACattgcagacacaaacagagtcccgtctcccctcccctcctga